Proteins found in one Vallitalea guaymasensis genomic segment:
- a CDS encoding sugar O-acetyltransferase, translating into MTQKERMLAELPYKAWLDGLEEERMKNKKKIYSYNNLSPDKTEEMKSTIKSILGKSGENIFIEQPFRCDYGKNIEVGENFFANYNCIMLDVGKIKIGKNVMFAPNVAVYTAGHPIHPDSRNSGYEYGIGVTIGDNVWIGGNVVINPGVNIGNNVVIGSGSVVTKDIPDNMIAVGNPCKVIREITESDRKYYYKDRVFDVDDYK; encoded by the coding sequence ATGACTCAAAAGGAACGAATGCTGGCTGAACTACCTTATAAAGCGTGGTTAGATGGCTTAGAAGAAGAAAGAATGAAAAACAAGAAAAAAATATACTCTTATAATAATTTATCTCCAGATAAAACAGAAGAGATGAAATCTACTATTAAAAGCATACTTGGCAAATCAGGAGAAAATATTTTTATTGAACAGCCTTTCCGTTGTGATTATGGTAAAAATATTGAAGTAGGCGAAAACTTTTTTGCAAATTATAATTGTATAATGCTTGATGTTGGTAAAATAAAAATCGGTAAGAATGTAATGTTTGCTCCTAATGTAGCTGTCTATACAGCAGGGCACCCTATTCACCCAGATTCTCGTAATTCTGGCTATGAATATGGTATAGGAGTAACTATTGGAGATAATGTCTGGATTGGTGGCAATGTAGTCATAAATCCTGGTGTAAATATCGGCAACAACGTGGTAATCGGTTCTGGTAGCGTTGTTACAAAAGATATTCCTGATAACATGATTGCAGTAGGAAATCCTTGCAAAGTAATTCGTGAAATAACAGAATCTGACCGCAAATACTATTATAAAGATAGAGTTTTTGACGTTGATGATTATAAATAG
- a CDS encoding PLAT/LH2 domain-containing protein, whose protein sequence is MKNILKKVSIFTIAVALMMELISTSVLGWAGELDQDPNTHTLLVTQALQILENDLTLDDRNNSDFMDVINRLKASIEDFKRGAIMPDFDDKNFSLYQDHFYNPYTKTNFTASNEGELAFLDFVYQTAEYRSKEYIGWALQYWKSGDYNNAIYTLGNAMHYFADLCNPHHASNAIGGTQEHITKHSTFETYVENTKDQYTITTLGGNTSTSNYSDTLQDEYLPDFITKECDIRAIIGYEQYHNNFVADNESTWNGVADVTMKSTQRGIARVLYRFAKEIANPSSVCSNTYDSNITLNIRVKTKDGALTDTYGTDNDVYFGVELKNGRMHEWKLDKSGYNDHEKGDNDTYTVTLEKSAGSEIRKAWIRKQRGWEAGTAEDNWYPIEVEVTSSDNQCHFLKPLDMWFIGNTGVDIVVSDCNYVLDKVDVRIKTKDGGLFDAYGTDSDVYFGVQLSDGTTHENLLDKSGYNDFEKGDNDWYSIEYSRLPNTVITKAWLKKVGSDDWYPENITITNDDLNFNADINQWFYDNTIKEWVF, encoded by the coding sequence ATGAAAAATATTTTGAAAAAAGTAAGTATTTTCACAATTGCAGTTGCCTTGATGATGGAATTAATATCAACGTCAGTATTAGGATGGGCTGGCGAACTTGACCAAGATCCAAACACACATACTCTGTTGGTAACTCAAGCTTTACAAATTTTAGAAAATGACTTAACTTTAGATGACAGAAATAATAGTGATTTCATGGATGTAATTAATAGATTAAAGGCATCCATAGAAGATTTTAAACGTGGTGCTATTATGCCAGATTTCGATGATAAAAATTTCTCATTATATCAAGACCATTTCTATAATCCTTATACCAAAACTAATTTTACTGCTTCTAACGAAGGAGAACTCGCTTTTCTAGATTTTGTATATCAAACAGCTGAATATCGTTCAAAAGAATATATAGGATGGGCATTACAATATTGGAAAAGTGGAGACTATAATAACGCAATATATACTTTAGGAAATGCAATGCATTACTTTGCTGACTTATGTAATCCTCATCATGCATCAAATGCTATAGGTGGTACCCAAGAGCATATTACAAAACATAGTACCTTTGAAACCTATGTAGAAAATACTAAAGATCAATACACTATAACTACACTAGGGGGCAATACAAGTACATCTAATTATTCTGATACATTACAAGATGAATATCTACCAGATTTTATAACTAAGGAATGTGATATAAGAGCTATAATTGGATATGAGCAATACCATAACAATTTTGTAGCTGATAATGAATCTACATGGAATGGTGTAGCAGACGTTACAATGAAAAGTACTCAAAGAGGAATAGCTAGAGTTTTATATCGATTTGCAAAAGAGATTGCAAACCCATCTTCTGTATGCAGTAATACATATGATAGTAATATTACCCTTAATATTCGTGTCAAAACAAAAGATGGTGCACTAACTGATACTTATGGAACAGATAATGATGTATACTTTGGTGTAGAATTGAAAAATGGTAGAATGCACGAGTGGAAGTTAGATAAATCAGGCTACAATGATCATGAAAAAGGTGATAATGATACATATACTGTTACATTAGAAAAATCAGCAGGCTCTGAAATAAGAAAAGCTTGGATACGAAAACAAAGGGGCTGGGAAGCAGGAACTGCTGAAGATAACTGGTATCCTATAGAGGTAGAAGTGACTAGCAGTGATAATCAATGCCATTTCTTGAAACCTCTTGATATGTGGTTTATTGGTAATACAGGTGTTGATATAGTTGTATCTGACTGCAATTATGTTTTGGACAAGGTTGATGTTCGTATAAAAACCAAAGACGGTGGTCTATTTGATGCCTATGGAACAGATAGCGATGTATATTTTGGAGTCCAGTTAAGTGATGGTACAACCCATGAAAATCTGTTAGATAAATCAGGTTACAATGATTTTGAAAAAGGTGATAATGATTGGTATTCTATAGAATATTCTAGATTGCCTAATACTGTAATTACAAAAGCATGGTTAAAAAAAGTTGGCAGTGATGATTGGTATCCAGAGAATATCACAATAACTAATGATGATCTTAACTTCAACGCTGATATAAATCAGTGGTTTTACGATAATACTATAAAAGAATGGGTATTCTAA
- a CDS encoding phosphoribosylformylglycinamidine synthase has product MNTIRRVFVEKKIGCNTEAKHLLNDLRNNLSLDSLDNVRIVNRYDVAHVTDEAYKSALNTIFSEPQVDILSEEVMNLNNKETAFAVEYLPGQYDQRADQAASCIKILNADESPVVRVAKVIVLQGNISDKDLSRVKKYYINPVDSREAQLDKPKTLELEFDIPKTVPYIDGFISMNEEQIGELWKQLGLAMSTPDLLFTREYFANVEKRNPTITEIRVLDTYWSDHCRHTTFLTAIENVTFEDGKYNEPVQSTYKKYLEDRKAVLGDKADKKDVCLMDIALLAMKKLRVDGLLDDLEVSEEINACSIVVDVDVDGKDEEWLVMFKNETHNHPTEIEPFGGAATCLGGAIRDPLSGRSYVYQAMRVTGSGDPRTSLDKTLPGKLSQKKIASESSHGYSSYGNQIGLATGKVHEIYHPNYVAKHMEIGAVIAAAPRENVIRETSDEGDIIILLGGRTGRDGCGGATGSSKEHTEDSIHTCGAEVQKGNPPTERKIQRLFRDKKVSNMIKKCNDFGAGGVSVAIGELADGLIIDLDKVPKKYAGLDGTELAISESQERMAVVVDKNSVNEFIACANKENLEAVVVANVTKEKRLVMNWNGNSIVDISRDFLDTNGAKATTDVHVLSPIQENNYFVQKEEKEDTVKDKWLDIMADINVASQKGLVEKFDSSIGACSVFMPYGGKYQLTPTETMVAKIPLLEGDTSTGTVMSYGYNPYLMSWSPYHGSVYSIVESIAKIVATGGDYKKIRFTFQEYFKRLGKDSSRWGEPFSALLGAYHVQEILNLPSIGGKDSMSGTFNDIDVPPTLVSFAVDVVDVNKVISPELKKADSNLICIPLSRDSYDLPDFEELKKNYSKIHELIIDGKILSAHTVGYGGLVEAISKMAMGNKIGVNINDSITAEKLYSRDYGSILIEIDGNIKYNEILDGLNYIQIGNTTSETAIRYKNEVINIDEIIDTWTNTLEDVYPTKTKETNNVKDQLYKENKVYTCKNKIARPKVFIPVFPGTNCEYDSAKAFEQAGADVDMFVFKNLTSKDIKESIKVMADKIDNSQMVMIPGGFSAGDEPEGSGKFIATVFRNEYIKNAVLELLQNRDGLMLGICNGFQSLIKLGLVPYGDIRELTNDDPTLTYNTIGRHISCMVNTKIISNKSPWLANVNVGDIHAIPVSHGEGRFIVNEAIAKKLFDNGQVATQYVDFEGNPTMDIRFNPNGSLYAIEGITSPDGRVLGKMGHSERIGTNVANNIIGQKDQMIFKSGVEYFTK; this is encoded by the coding sequence ATGAATACAATTAGAAGAGTTTTCGTTGAGAAAAAAATCGGATGTAATACAGAAGCAAAACATTTGCTTAATGATCTTAGAAATAATTTGTCTTTAGATAGTTTAGATAACGTAAGAATAGTAAATCGCTATGATGTAGCCCATGTAACAGATGAAGCTTATAAAAGCGCTCTGAATACTATATTTTCAGAGCCACAAGTAGATATATTATCAGAAGAAGTTATGAATCTTAATAACAAAGAAACAGCTTTTGCAGTAGAATACCTGCCTGGACAATATGATCAGAGAGCAGACCAAGCTGCCAGTTGTATCAAAATACTAAATGCAGACGAAAGTCCTGTAGTTAGAGTAGCAAAAGTAATTGTTCTACAAGGAAATATTAGCGACAAAGACTTATCAAGAGTAAAAAAATATTATATCAATCCAGTTGACTCAAGAGAAGCACAACTTGATAAACCAAAAACTCTAGAATTGGAATTCGATATTCCAAAGACTGTTCCTTATATAGATGGATTCATATCCATGAATGAAGAGCAGATAGGAGAACTGTGGAAACAACTAGGACTTGCTATGAGTACCCCTGACTTATTATTTACTAGGGAATATTTTGCTAACGTAGAAAAAAGAAATCCAACTATTACAGAAATTAGAGTTTTAGATACTTATTGGTCAGATCATTGTAGACATACAACATTCTTGACAGCTATTGAGAATGTTACTTTTGAAGATGGAAAATATAATGAGCCTGTACAATCAACATACAAAAAATATTTAGAAGACAGAAAAGCAGTTTTAGGAGATAAAGCAGATAAAAAAGATGTATGCCTAATGGATATAGCATTACTTGCAATGAAAAAGCTAAGAGTAGATGGACTCTTAGATGATTTAGAAGTATCTGAGGAAATCAATGCTTGTAGTATTGTGGTAGATGTAGATGTTGATGGTAAAGATGAAGAATGGCTGGTTATGTTCAAAAATGAAACTCATAACCATCCAACAGAGATTGAACCATTTGGTGGAGCCGCAACTTGTCTTGGAGGAGCAATCAGAGACCCATTGTCAGGACGTTCATATGTTTATCAAGCAATGAGGGTTACAGGTTCAGGAGATCCAAGGACTTCACTTGACAAAACATTACCCGGGAAATTATCACAGAAAAAAATAGCATCAGAAAGTTCTCATGGTTATAGCTCTTACGGTAATCAGATAGGACTTGCAACTGGTAAGGTTCATGAAATATATCATCCTAATTATGTTGCAAAACACATGGAAATAGGCGCTGTCATTGCAGCAGCTCCAAGAGAAAATGTTATAAGAGAAACTTCTGATGAAGGAGATATAATAATACTATTAGGTGGAAGAACAGGTAGAGATGGTTGTGGTGGAGCAACAGGTTCATCAAAAGAGCATACTGAAGATTCCATCCATACTTGTGGTGCTGAAGTACAAAAAGGAAATCCACCAACAGAAAGAAAGATTCAACGTTTGTTTAGAGACAAAAAAGTAAGTAATATGATAAAAAAATGTAATGATTTTGGAGCAGGTGGAGTATCAGTTGCTATAGGTGAATTAGCAGATGGTCTTATTATTGATCTAGATAAAGTTCCTAAAAAATATGCAGGTCTTGATGGAACAGAACTTGCTATATCAGAGTCACAAGAAAGAATGGCTGTAGTTGTTGATAAAAATTCTGTTAATGAGTTCATTGCTTGTGCTAATAAAGAAAACTTGGAAGCTGTTGTTGTTGCCAATGTAACAAAAGAAAAAAGATTAGTGATGAATTGGAACGGAAACAGTATTGTAGATATCAGTAGAGATTTCTTAGATACCAATGGAGCAAAAGCAACAACAGATGTACATGTTCTATCACCAATACAAGAAAATAATTATTTTGTTCAAAAAGAAGAAAAAGAAGATACAGTTAAAGATAAATGGCTTGATATAATGGCAGATATCAATGTTGCATCCCAAAAGGGATTAGTAGAAAAATTTGATAGTTCCATCGGAGCTTGTAGTGTATTTATGCCTTATGGGGGTAAATATCAGCTAACTCCTACTGAAACAATGGTTGCCAAGATACCATTGCTAGAGGGGGATACATCTACAGGAACTGTCATGAGTTATGGTTATAATCCATATCTTATGTCATGGAGTCCTTATCATGGTTCCGTATATTCTATTGTAGAATCAATAGCTAAGATTGTTGCTACAGGTGGAGATTACAAGAAAATCAGATTCACTTTCCAAGAATATTTCAAACGTCTTGGTAAAGATAGTAGTAGATGGGGAGAGCCTTTTAGTGCTTTACTCGGAGCTTATCATGTTCAAGAGATATTAAACCTTCCTTCAATAGGCGGTAAGGACAGTATGTCAGGAACTTTTAATGACATAGATGTTCCTCCTACTTTAGTATCATTTGCAGTAGATGTAGTAGATGTTAATAAAGTAATATCACCAGAACTTAAAAAGGCAGATAGTAACCTTATATGTATACCATTATCAAGAGATTCCTATGATTTGCCTGATTTTGAAGAGCTTAAGAAAAATTATTCCAAGATACATGAACTTATCATTGATGGTAAAATACTATCAGCTCATACAGTTGGTTATGGTGGATTAGTAGAAGCTATATCAAAGATGGCTATGGGTAATAAAATAGGAGTAAATATTAATGACTCAATTACTGCCGAGAAGCTATATTCAAGAGATTATGGTAGTATACTGATAGAAATTGATGGGAACATAAAATATAATGAGATACTAGATGGACTTAATTATATTCAAATAGGTAATACAACATCAGAGACAGCTATTAGATATAAAAATGAAGTAATAAATATTGATGAGATTATTGATACATGGACAAATACATTGGAAGATGTATATCCAACTAAAACAAAAGAGACTAATAATGTAAAAGACCAATTGTACAAAGAAAACAAAGTATATACTTGTAAAAATAAAATAGCTAGACCAAAAGTATTCATTCCTGTATTCCCTGGGACTAATTGTGAATATGATTCAGCAAAAGCTTTTGAACAAGCAGGAGCAGACGTAGATATGTTCGTGTTCAAGAATCTAACATCAAAAGACATAAAAGAATCTATAAAAGTTATGGCTGACAAGATTGATAATAGTCAAATGGTTATGATTCCTGGTGGTTTTAGTGCAGGTGATGAACCAGAAGGGTCAGGTAAATTCATTGCAACTGTATTTAGAAATGAATACATCAAGAATGCTGTACTTGAATTATTACAGAACAGAGATGGACTTATGCTTGGTATATGTAACGGCTTCCAATCACTTATCAAGCTTGGACTTGTACCATATGGAGACATCAGGGAATTAACTAATGATGACCCAACTCTTACTTATAACACAATAGGTAGACATATATCTTGTATGGTCAATACGAAAATAATATCAAATAAATCACCTTGGTTAGCTAATGTAAATGTTGGTGACATACATGCTATACCTGTATCACATGGTGAAGGTAGATTCATAGTGAACGAAGCTATAGCTAAAAAACTATTTGATAATGGTCAAGTAGCTACACAATACGTGGATTTTGAAGGTAATCCAACAATGGATATTAGATTTAATCCAAATGGTTCATTATACGCTATTGAAGGTATAACTAGTCCTGATGGTAGAGTGCTTGGAAAAATGGGACATTCAGAACGTATTGGTACCAATGTTGCTAACAACATAATTGGTCAAAAAGATCAAATGATATTTAAATCAGGTGTAGAATATTTTACTAAATAG